One genomic window of Arthrobacter sp. KBS0703 includes the following:
- a CDS encoding UDP-glucose/GDP-mannose dehydrogenase family protein gives MRISVIGCGYLGAVHAACMAKLGHEVVGIDVDGQKVLELSAARAPFYEPGLDELLREVQETGRLSFTTEMSAAAGSQVQFICVGTPQKKGENGADMTYVDAAISALLPHLAPGVVVVGKSTVPVGTAARLAELVEHQEPTAHAVWNPEFLREGHAVSDTLRPDRLVYGVTDGSEDHPAVAILDEVYAESLAAGTQRLVTDHPTAELVKAAANSFLATKISFINAMAEVCEASGADVTRLADAIGMDDRIGRKFLNAGIGFGGGCLPKDIRAFMARAGELGADQALTFLREVDAINMRRRTRVVEITRELCGGSLLGKRITVLGAAFKPESDDVRDSPALSIAAQLQLQGAIVTVSDPKALANAVRRFPELQYEPDLEKAVRRADALLLLTEWQLYRDLDPFELAGLVASPRILDGRNVLEAPKWRAAGWTYRGMGRP, from the coding sequence ATGCGGATTTCAGTAATTGGTTGCGGATACCTGGGTGCCGTACATGCTGCGTGCATGGCGAAGCTCGGACATGAAGTTGTGGGCATCGATGTAGACGGGCAAAAGGTCCTAGAGCTCTCGGCAGCACGCGCGCCCTTTTATGAACCTGGACTGGACGAGCTTCTTCGAGAGGTTCAAGAAACCGGCCGTCTATCCTTTACAACCGAGATGTCGGCCGCTGCAGGCAGTCAGGTCCAGTTCATCTGTGTGGGCACGCCGCAGAAGAAAGGCGAAAACGGCGCTGACATGACCTATGTTGACGCCGCAATCTCCGCGCTATTGCCGCACCTAGCTCCGGGAGTCGTAGTCGTTGGCAAGTCCACCGTTCCCGTGGGCACGGCGGCTCGCCTGGCAGAGCTTGTGGAACATCAAGAACCAACCGCGCACGCAGTGTGGAATCCCGAATTTCTGCGCGAAGGGCACGCAGTCTCGGATACCCTGCGGCCCGATCGGCTCGTCTACGGTGTCACAGATGGTTCCGAGGACCACCCCGCCGTCGCAATACTTGACGAAGTATATGCGGAGTCGCTAGCCGCAGGCACCCAGCGACTCGTCACCGACCACCCCACGGCTGAACTCGTCAAGGCCGCAGCGAACTCCTTTCTGGCTACTAAGATTTCCTTCATTAATGCCATGGCAGAAGTATGCGAGGCCTCAGGTGCGGATGTCACTCGGCTTGCCGACGCCATCGGCATGGACGACCGAATCGGGAGGAAGTTCCTTAACGCGGGCATCGGATTTGGAGGTGGATGCCTTCCGAAGGATATTCGGGCCTTTATGGCACGTGCCGGCGAATTGGGCGCGGACCAGGCGCTAACTTTTCTCCGCGAAGTGGACGCCATTAATATGCGCCGCAGGACACGCGTGGTCGAAATTACGCGCGAGTTATGCGGGGGGTCGCTCCTTGGGAAGCGAATAACTGTGCTTGGGGCAGCCTTCAAGCCAGAAAGCGATGATGTGCGGGACTCGCCCGCCCTAAGCATCGCTGCGCAGCTCCAGCTGCAAGGCGCCATAGTGACTGTAAGTGATCCGAAAGCCCTCGCGAATGCGGTGAGGCGATTTCCGGAACTGCAGTATGAACCAGACCTGGAGAAAGCCGTCCGTCGGGCGGACGCGCTCCTGCTTCTGACTGAATGGCAGCTGTACCGCGACCTTGACCCCTTCGAATTAGCGGGTCTGGTAGCGTCGCCACGCATCCTCGACGGCCGCAATGTGCTGGAAGCTCCCAAATGGAGAGCAGCCGGATGGACGTATCGCGGCATGGGACGGCCTTAG
- a CDS encoding sugar transferase, producing MPAGTDWRRRSSRLLGVVDAFVVIWAVVGAFIIRFGFEPDFVVAGQEFTYAWLSVALAVVWWLMLGAWNSRQSRVLGAGPDEYKRVAAASLWLFGLVAIVSYVLRVDTARGYVGVALPVGLFGLLMGRWLLRQHLNVNRQRGHSMSRLLLLGGPSAVAHLAASLHRAKHAGYLPIAAYMPGATNDGPAFEVESGLPVLGYRPEAQSIIEAIEACGADAVAVSAGVQLHPQTLRHLGWELASRNVGLIMAPALTDIAGPRIHTQQVAGLPLIHVTTPTLEGGQRVAKRLFDVIVAGALILLTTPVMVVVALLVKADSRGPVLFRQVRVGIEGTHFSMLKFRSMVAQAEDQLAELSHRNEGNGILFKIKKDPRITRVGGVLRRYSLDELPQLFNILAGSMSLVGPRPPLPREVEAYEQDVRRRLLVKPGLTGLWQVSGRSNLSWQDSVRLDLYYVENWSLAGDLIIILRTVRTVLHSTGAY from the coding sequence ATGCCTGCGGGCACTGACTGGCGTAGACGATCTTCGCGCCTCCTGGGGGTGGTTGATGCATTTGTCGTCATTTGGGCTGTTGTGGGGGCCTTTATTATCCGGTTCGGCTTTGAGCCGGATTTTGTGGTCGCCGGTCAGGAATTCACTTACGCCTGGCTTTCCGTTGCATTGGCCGTAGTTTGGTGGCTGATGCTCGGAGCATGGAATAGCAGGCAAAGCCGCGTTCTCGGCGCTGGTCCAGACGAATACAAGCGTGTCGCCGCCGCATCGCTGTGGTTGTTCGGGTTGGTAGCAATTGTTTCCTATGTTCTCCGGGTGGACACTGCCCGCGGATACGTCGGAGTTGCGCTTCCCGTTGGCCTGTTCGGGCTGCTCATGGGACGCTGGCTGCTAAGGCAGCATCTCAACGTTAACCGTCAGCGTGGGCACAGCATGTCGCGGCTGCTCCTCCTCGGAGGCCCGAGTGCTGTCGCGCATCTTGCGGCTTCCCTCCACAGAGCCAAGCACGCCGGGTACCTCCCCATAGCTGCGTACATGCCGGGGGCAACCAACGACGGGCCGGCCTTCGAGGTGGAGTCTGGACTTCCGGTGTTGGGCTATCGGCCAGAAGCCCAGTCAATAATTGAGGCCATCGAGGCCTGCGGAGCGGACGCTGTTGCTGTTTCTGCGGGCGTCCAACTGCACCCGCAGACGTTGAGGCATCTGGGGTGGGAGCTGGCGTCGCGCAACGTGGGACTAATAATGGCGCCGGCTCTCACTGACATCGCAGGTCCACGGATTCACACGCAACAGGTTGCCGGCCTCCCTCTGATCCACGTAACAACACCAACCTTGGAAGGCGGGCAGCGCGTTGCCAAGCGTTTGTTCGATGTCATTGTCGCGGGTGCTTTGATCCTTCTGACCACGCCCGTCATGGTGGTCGTCGCCCTTTTGGTCAAAGCGGATAGCCGGGGACCGGTCCTGTTTAGACAAGTGCGCGTCGGAATTGAAGGAACGCACTTCAGCATGCTCAAGTTCCGCTCAATGGTGGCCCAGGCAGAAGACCAGCTCGCCGAACTGTCACACCGCAATGAGGGCAACGGCATCCTATTCAAGATTAAGAAAGACCCAAGAATCACCCGTGTAGGGGGGGTCCTTCGCAGATACAGCCTTGACGAGCTTCCGCAGCTATTCAACATCCTCGCGGGTTCCATGAGCCTTGTCGGACCGCGACCACCGCTGCCGCGTGAAGTCGAAGCGTACGAGCAAGATGTACGCCGCAGACTGTTGGTGAAGCCCGGCCTCACCGGTCTTTGGCAGGTCAGCGGCCGCTCTAATCTTTCTTGGCAGGATTCCGTTCGCCTTGATCTCTACTACGTGGAGAACTGGTCTTTGGCCGGCGATCTGATCATCATCTTGCGGACCGTCCGCACTGTACTTCACAGCACCGGCGCCTACTAG
- a CDS encoding GDP-L-fucose synthase: protein MVADLDFVPAPLDRSATFYVAGHRGLVGSAIWRKLQSEGFTNLEGRTSTELDLKNRDDVFAFFSEIRPEYVVLAAAKVGGILANNTYPVDFLSDNLRIQVNVLDAAREHGVKRLLFLGSSCIYPKFADQPIREESLLTGHLEPTNDAYAIAKIAGIMHIQAIRRQYGLPWISAMPTNLYGPGDNFSPTGSHVLPALIRRYDEAARSGVETVSNWGTGSPRREFLHVEDMASACLHLLENYDGPSQVNVGTGTDVTIKDIAKIVAEAVGYSGDIEWDTTKPDGTPRKLLDVTKLTEAGWSASIGLQEGIRTTVEWYRENLASLRV, encoded by the coding sequence ATGGTTGCAGACTTGGACTTCGTGCCAGCACCACTTGACCGTTCCGCGACCTTCTACGTCGCCGGCCATCGTGGTTTGGTTGGCTCAGCTATCTGGCGGAAACTTCAGAGTGAGGGTTTCACGAACCTCGAGGGACGAACCTCGACGGAACTCGACCTGAAGAACCGCGACGACGTTTTCGCATTCTTTTCCGAGATCAGGCCAGAATACGTCGTCCTTGCTGCAGCAAAGGTGGGTGGCATTCTCGCAAATAACACTTACCCAGTCGATTTCCTCAGCGACAATCTCCGTATCCAGGTAAATGTTCTTGACGCCGCCCGGGAGCATGGGGTGAAACGGCTACTGTTCCTCGGCTCTTCGTGTATTTATCCCAAATTTGCTGATCAGCCGATCCGTGAAGAATCACTGCTCACCGGCCATCTTGAGCCAACCAATGACGCCTACGCGATAGCCAAAATTGCCGGAATCATGCATATACAGGCGATCCGCAGGCAGTACGGCCTGCCCTGGATTTCTGCGATGCCGACAAATCTTTATGGTCCCGGCGACAACTTTTCGCCTACCGGGTCGCACGTCCTTCCAGCTCTGATCAGGCGATATGACGAAGCGGCAAGGTCGGGAGTTGAGACCGTATCAAACTGGGGAACCGGATCGCCGAGGCGAGAGTTCCTTCACGTTGAAGATATGGCTTCGGCTTGCCTTCACTTGTTGGAGAACTACGATGGGCCGTCGCAGGTCAACGTAGGCACTGGCACGGACGTCACGATCAAAGACATCGCGAAAATAGTTGCAGAAGCTGTCGGATATAGCGGCGACATTGAGTGGGACACGACCAAACCCGACGGAACTCCCCGGAAGCTGCTTGACGTGACTAAACTTACGGAAGCCGGCTGGTCGGCCTCAATCGGACTCCAAGAAGGCATCCGCACAACAGTTGAGTGGTACCGGGAAAACCTCGCATCCCTGCGGGTTTAG
- the gmd gene encoding GDP-mannose 4,6-dehydratase: protein MTKRALITGITGQDGSYLAELLLSKGYEVHGLIRRASTFNTARVDHLYVDPHDPKAKLFLHYGDLSDGARLVTLLAEIRPDEVYNLAAQSHVRVSFDEPEHTADTTGVGTIRLLEAVRMSGIETKFYQASSSEMFGATPPPQNEDTPFYPRSPYGAAKVYSYWITKNYREAYGMFAVNGILFNHESPRRGETFVTRKITRAVAAIKAGKQDLLYMGNLDAVRDWGYAAEYVEGMWRMLQADEPDDFVLATGGNYTVRDFLQISFEHAGLNWEDHVRFDERYLRPTEVDALVGDASKAQEKLGWKASVHTPELARIMVDADIEALKHAGNHWIDSVNLDSWKN, encoded by the coding sequence ATGACCAAACGCGCGCTCATCACAGGAATCACTGGGCAGGACGGGTCATATTTGGCCGAACTGTTGCTGAGCAAGGGCTACGAGGTGCATGGGCTGATCCGCCGGGCATCTACTTTCAACACCGCCCGCGTCGACCACTTGTATGTGGATCCCCACGACCCCAAGGCAAAGCTTTTTCTTCATTATGGCGACCTAAGTGATGGCGCAAGGCTCGTCACCCTGCTGGCCGAAATCCGGCCTGACGAAGTCTACAATCTCGCTGCGCAATCACACGTTCGGGTCTCATTCGACGAACCTGAGCACACGGCCGACACCACTGGGGTGGGGACAATTCGCCTTCTCGAGGCGGTCCGCATGTCAGGGATTGAAACAAAGTTCTACCAGGCTTCGTCTTCTGAAATGTTTGGAGCGACACCACCCCCACAGAACGAAGACACCCCGTTTTACCCGCGCTCCCCCTATGGTGCCGCCAAGGTTTACAGCTACTGGATAACCAAGAACTACCGCGAGGCCTACGGGATGTTCGCTGTTAACGGAATTCTCTTCAACCACGAATCCCCTCGTCGAGGTGAAACGTTCGTCACGCGCAAGATCACCCGTGCAGTGGCCGCCATCAAGGCCGGCAAACAGGACCTGTTGTACATGGGCAATCTCGATGCAGTACGCGACTGGGGCTATGCGGCCGAGTACGTCGAGGGCATGTGGCGCATGCTCCAAGCCGATGAGCCTGACGACTTCGTCTTGGCGACCGGCGGAAATTACACGGTTCGAGACTTTCTCCAGATCTCCTTTGAACACGCTGGATTGAACTGGGAAGACCACGTTCGCTTCGACGAGCGCTACCTCCGCCCCACTGAAGTCGATGCGCTGGTTGGCGATGCTTCCAAGGCGCAGGAGAAACTCGGTTGGAAGGCCTCAGTTCATACTCCAGAGCTAGCACGCATCATGGTGGACGCGGACATTGAGGCCTTGAAACATGCCGGCAACCACTGGATTGACTCAGTTAACCTTGACAGCTGGAAGAACTGA